From Palaemon carinicauda isolate YSFRI2023 chromosome 29, ASM3689809v2, whole genome shotgun sequence, one genomic window encodes:
- the LOC137622220 gene encoding uncharacterized protein isoform X1 yields MGTLASVSIMASSLVVDDSSKRDCLLRMIQNEVIRPVMRKILAWVTPDWDQASNFVDYLKSKNMDVKILEKNSYAHQMDAIKNDPGGSEWDTTLIHLLLRLCGGLAGKDEKAWSSGSGIEPECFITQLKDIRNNLAHKTVKLSKEDFVDKTEEIRGIIKDLFKSMADKYPLLKAEIDENLNKFNCEINKIRDASFMPENLEDCRKSSCFLEMTKLVREKGVLNLKEHLEKITSFNPLSLIVKDKDKQIAVSDVFTGMQLEKGNEREEVLLENLIDIASGTSPGGLLLLKGHAGIGKTTILKKITSDWVKQTGTIKGLDSYDLLLYAEFRGRVESFQELLEYFLGDVRDSFDKKDLVRVALSLRNLVILDGFDEINSRSSQLFQDILSLIKKYKTLTVIVTTRPEAEDKLALQLSLDNINSIHVWLIGIEKQRRAEFVTKYFHSLTQNDAESPGLGGLLEYLKKTQYRMSEVWKLPYNLSLVTILWILKSEVVNIITTEAELYWQMLIVSISKLVERLQKSPVTSHLPESVLADSTEDFLKQLSWQSLLGLKNDDIYLPETAYQEMKDLCREIKVPIEELAGAFLKKVTTSKDSRYSFPHKGNQEFMGAYNIYLKFKKAKRTKQKVKVRDILRDLHDGSPPDSLAKYQNLLIQTLSVLHVCGIGVSKDIKKELLNLLEESGLKDKDSWLKVLHNLKCDDITAKWIADRYKILTEKMSIEDFTFDAYNSLLKAIETAPPSRDKINVDIDLDETPIGLDELGKNIVKLQLNVKNLVLKDLFKGFSSNETSSLDMIPHLMKCCVKYIGIWKPGFVISPGGKYFFVNLPDPDALNDFFACLPTATGCRDTRICMSVNIGRKLRPIPKSIGSVSVYIKHVTTKEEIAKVKEILFDLRPEDEDRVFPCLFFPRCSLNVEGIHYLLDCLKGVRVEKFIAFPISIEPDEKTCEQIKEKAEAAAITAPQQQGITWDEEVDIFKVV; encoded by the exons ATGGGTACTCTTGCCAGTGTCAGCAT AATGGCATCTTCACTAGTCGTCGATGACTCTTCCAAACGAGACTGTCTTCTCCGGATGATTCAAAATGAAGTTATACGCCCCGTTATGCGAAAGATTCTCGCCTGGGTTACTCCAGATTGGGACCAAGCGAGTAATTTTGTGGattatttgaaaagtaaaaatatggATGTGAAAATACTCGAGAAAAATTCTTATGCCCATCAGATGGATGCTATTAAGAACGATCCTGGTGGTAGTGAGTGGGACACGACATTAATCCATCTACTTTTAAGACTTTGTGGAGGTTTGGCTGGTAAAGACGAAAAAGCTTGGTCGTCAGGAAGTGGGATAGAGCCAGAATGCTTTATTACTCAGTTGAAGGACATACGGAATAACCTAGCTCATAAAACTGTAAAACTAAGCAAGGAAGACTTTGTGGATAAAACCGAGGAGATTCGAGGTATAATTAAAGATCTGTTTAAAAGTATGGCCGACAAATACCCACTGCTCAAAGCAGAAATTGACGAGAACCTGAACAAATTTAACTGCGAGATTAATAAAATAAGGGATGCAAGCTTTATGCCCGAAAACCTTGAAGATTGCAGGAAGTCATCATGCTTTCTAGAGATGACGAAACTCGTGAGAGAGAAAGGTGTTCTAAATTTGAAAGAGCATTTGGAGAAAATCACGTCCTTTAACCCACTTTCTTTAATAGTGAAAGATAAAGATAAGCAGATAGCTGTGTCGGATGTGTTCACGGGGATGCAACTAGAGAAAGGCAACGAGAGAGAGGAAGTTTTATTAGAAAATCTAATAGATATAGCATCTGGTACTAGTCCGGGAGGTTTGTTGTTGCTTAAGGGACATGCAGGAATTGGTAAAACCACAATATTGAAAAAGATAACCTCTGATTGGGTCAAGCAAACGGGAACCATCAAGGGCCTCGATTCTTATGACCTCCTCCTGTATGCAGAGTTCCGAGGTcgtgttgaaagttttcaagagcTTCTAGAATACTTTCTAGGAGATGTTCGCGACTCATTCGATAAGAAAGACCTTGTCAGGGTTGCTTTAAGTTTAAGGAATCTGGTGATCTTAGATGGATTCGATGAAATCAACTCCAGATCTTCTCAGTTGTTCCAGGACATTTTGTCTCTGATAAAGAAATACAAAACCTTAACGGTCATTGTCACAACCAGGCCTGAAGCTGAAGATAAGTTAGCTCTACAGCTTTCTCTTGATAATATAAATTCCATTCACGTCTGGCTCATAGGTATTGAAAAGCAGAGAAGAGCGGAATTTGTTACCAAGTACTTCCATAGCCTTACTCAAAACGATGCAGAATCGCCGGGGTTAGGTGGGTTGTTGGAGTACCTGAAGAAAACTCAGTACAGAATGAGTGAGGTTTGGAAGCTCCCTTATAATCTCTCTCTTGTGACAATTCTTTGGATACTTAAGTCAGAGGTTGTGAACATAATCACAACCGAAGCAGAACTCTACTGGCAGATGCTAATCGTGTCAATTTCAAAATTGGTAGAGCGATTACAGAAGTCCCCGGTCACAAGTCATTTACCGGAAAGTGTTTTAGCAGACAGTACAGAAGATTTTCTCAAGCAACTTAGCTGGCAATCACTCTTAGGCTTAAAAAATGATGACATTTACCTTCCTGAGACAGCCTATCAGGAAATGAAAGATTTATGCCGCGAAATCAAGGTACCGATTGAAGAGCTAGCTGGCGCTTTTTTAAAGAAAGTGACCACTTCTAAAGACTCCAGATACAGTTTTCCTCACAAGGGTAACCAAGAATTTATGGGAGCTTACAACATCTACTTAAAGTTTAAAAAAGCAAAAAGAACTAAACAAAAAGTGAAAGTTAGAGACATATTAAGAGATCTTCATGATGGTTCTCCTCCGGACTCTTTGGCAAAATATCAAAATTTGCTGATACAGACACTGAGTGTTCTCCATGTTTGTGGAATAGGAGTAAGTAAAGACATTAAAAAGGAGTTACTGAACCTCCTGGAGGAGTCAGGATTGAAGGACAAGGACTCTTGGTTGAAAGTTCTGCATAACCTGAAATGTGACGATATTACTGCCAAATGGATCGCCGATAGATACAAGATCCTAACAGAGAAAATGTCTATTGAAGACTTCACGTTTGACGCTTACAACTCGCTGCTGAAAGCTATCGAAACAGCCCCTCCTAGTAGAGATAAAATCAACGTCGACATAGATTTAGACGAAACTCCTATCGGTTTGGACGAACTTGGAAAGAATATAGTCAAACTTCAATTAAATGTCAAAAATCTAGTTCTCAAGGACCTTTTTAAAGGTTTTTCCTCCAATGAAACCTCTTCACTAGATATGATTCCGCACCTGATGAAATG TTGTGTGAAGTATATTGGAATTTGGAAACCAGGTTTTGTAATTTCTCCAGGAGGGAAGTATTTCTTTGTGAATCTACCTGATCCAGACGCATTGAACGATTTTTTTGCCTGTTTGCCGACGGCTACCGGATGTAGAGACACAA GGATTTGCATGAGTGTCAACATTGGACGAAAGCTTCGCCCAATACCAAAATCGATCGGCAGTGTCTCCGTCTACATCAAACATGTGACCACAAAGGAAGAAATTGCTAAGGTCAAGGAAATCCTTTTTGATCTGCGACCAGAGGATGAGGACAG AGTATTCCCGTGTCTCTTCTTTCCTCGGTGTTCCCTTAACGTCGAGGGAATCCATTATCTTTTGGACTGCCTTAAAGGTGTCAGAGTTGAGAAATTTATCGCTTTTCCAATAAGCATCGAACCGGATGAGAAAACGTGCGAACAAATCAAAGAAAAAGCAGAGGCTGCAGCAATAACAGCACCTCAACAGCAAGGTATCACATG
- the LOC137622220 gene encoding uncharacterized protein isoform X2 encodes MASSLVVDDSSKRDCLLRMIQNEVIRPVMRKILAWVTPDWDQASNFVDYLKSKNMDVKILEKNSYAHQMDAIKNDPGGSEWDTTLIHLLLRLCGGLAGKDEKAWSSGSGIEPECFITQLKDIRNNLAHKTVKLSKEDFVDKTEEIRGIIKDLFKSMADKYPLLKAEIDENLNKFNCEINKIRDASFMPENLEDCRKSSCFLEMTKLVREKGVLNLKEHLEKITSFNPLSLIVKDKDKQIAVSDVFTGMQLEKGNEREEVLLENLIDIASGTSPGGLLLLKGHAGIGKTTILKKITSDWVKQTGTIKGLDSYDLLLYAEFRGRVESFQELLEYFLGDVRDSFDKKDLVRVALSLRNLVILDGFDEINSRSSQLFQDILSLIKKYKTLTVIVTTRPEAEDKLALQLSLDNINSIHVWLIGIEKQRRAEFVTKYFHSLTQNDAESPGLGGLLEYLKKTQYRMSEVWKLPYNLSLVTILWILKSEVVNIITTEAELYWQMLIVSISKLVERLQKSPVTSHLPESVLADSTEDFLKQLSWQSLLGLKNDDIYLPETAYQEMKDLCREIKVPIEELAGAFLKKVTTSKDSRYSFPHKGNQEFMGAYNIYLKFKKAKRTKQKVKVRDILRDLHDGSPPDSLAKYQNLLIQTLSVLHVCGIGVSKDIKKELLNLLEESGLKDKDSWLKVLHNLKCDDITAKWIADRYKILTEKMSIEDFTFDAYNSLLKAIETAPPSRDKINVDIDLDETPIGLDELGKNIVKLQLNVKNLVLKDLFKGFSSNETSSLDMIPHLMKCCVKYIGIWKPGFVISPGGKYFFVNLPDPDALNDFFACLPTATGCRDTRICMSVNIGRKLRPIPKSIGSVSVYIKHVTTKEEIAKVKEILFDLRPEDEDRVFPCLFFPRCSLNVEGIHYLLDCLKGVRVEKFIAFPISIEPDEKTCEQIKEKAEAAAITAPQQQGITWDEEVDIFKVV; translated from the exons ATGGCATCTTCACTAGTCGTCGATGACTCTTCCAAACGAGACTGTCTTCTCCGGATGATTCAAAATGAAGTTATACGCCCCGTTATGCGAAAGATTCTCGCCTGGGTTACTCCAGATTGGGACCAAGCGAGTAATTTTGTGGattatttgaaaagtaaaaatatggATGTGAAAATACTCGAGAAAAATTCTTATGCCCATCAGATGGATGCTATTAAGAACGATCCTGGTGGTAGTGAGTGGGACACGACATTAATCCATCTACTTTTAAGACTTTGTGGAGGTTTGGCTGGTAAAGACGAAAAAGCTTGGTCGTCAGGAAGTGGGATAGAGCCAGAATGCTTTATTACTCAGTTGAAGGACATACGGAATAACCTAGCTCATAAAACTGTAAAACTAAGCAAGGAAGACTTTGTGGATAAAACCGAGGAGATTCGAGGTATAATTAAAGATCTGTTTAAAAGTATGGCCGACAAATACCCACTGCTCAAAGCAGAAATTGACGAGAACCTGAACAAATTTAACTGCGAGATTAATAAAATAAGGGATGCAAGCTTTATGCCCGAAAACCTTGAAGATTGCAGGAAGTCATCATGCTTTCTAGAGATGACGAAACTCGTGAGAGAGAAAGGTGTTCTAAATTTGAAAGAGCATTTGGAGAAAATCACGTCCTTTAACCCACTTTCTTTAATAGTGAAAGATAAAGATAAGCAGATAGCTGTGTCGGATGTGTTCACGGGGATGCAACTAGAGAAAGGCAACGAGAGAGAGGAAGTTTTATTAGAAAATCTAATAGATATAGCATCTGGTACTAGTCCGGGAGGTTTGTTGTTGCTTAAGGGACATGCAGGAATTGGTAAAACCACAATATTGAAAAAGATAACCTCTGATTGGGTCAAGCAAACGGGAACCATCAAGGGCCTCGATTCTTATGACCTCCTCCTGTATGCAGAGTTCCGAGGTcgtgttgaaagttttcaagagcTTCTAGAATACTTTCTAGGAGATGTTCGCGACTCATTCGATAAGAAAGACCTTGTCAGGGTTGCTTTAAGTTTAAGGAATCTGGTGATCTTAGATGGATTCGATGAAATCAACTCCAGATCTTCTCAGTTGTTCCAGGACATTTTGTCTCTGATAAAGAAATACAAAACCTTAACGGTCATTGTCACAACCAGGCCTGAAGCTGAAGATAAGTTAGCTCTACAGCTTTCTCTTGATAATATAAATTCCATTCACGTCTGGCTCATAGGTATTGAAAAGCAGAGAAGAGCGGAATTTGTTACCAAGTACTTCCATAGCCTTACTCAAAACGATGCAGAATCGCCGGGGTTAGGTGGGTTGTTGGAGTACCTGAAGAAAACTCAGTACAGAATGAGTGAGGTTTGGAAGCTCCCTTATAATCTCTCTCTTGTGACAATTCTTTGGATACTTAAGTCAGAGGTTGTGAACATAATCACAACCGAAGCAGAACTCTACTGGCAGATGCTAATCGTGTCAATTTCAAAATTGGTAGAGCGATTACAGAAGTCCCCGGTCACAAGTCATTTACCGGAAAGTGTTTTAGCAGACAGTACAGAAGATTTTCTCAAGCAACTTAGCTGGCAATCACTCTTAGGCTTAAAAAATGATGACATTTACCTTCCTGAGACAGCCTATCAGGAAATGAAAGATTTATGCCGCGAAATCAAGGTACCGATTGAAGAGCTAGCTGGCGCTTTTTTAAAGAAAGTGACCACTTCTAAAGACTCCAGATACAGTTTTCCTCACAAGGGTAACCAAGAATTTATGGGAGCTTACAACATCTACTTAAAGTTTAAAAAAGCAAAAAGAACTAAACAAAAAGTGAAAGTTAGAGACATATTAAGAGATCTTCATGATGGTTCTCCTCCGGACTCTTTGGCAAAATATCAAAATTTGCTGATACAGACACTGAGTGTTCTCCATGTTTGTGGAATAGGAGTAAGTAAAGACATTAAAAAGGAGTTACTGAACCTCCTGGAGGAGTCAGGATTGAAGGACAAGGACTCTTGGTTGAAAGTTCTGCATAACCTGAAATGTGACGATATTACTGCCAAATGGATCGCCGATAGATACAAGATCCTAACAGAGAAAATGTCTATTGAAGACTTCACGTTTGACGCTTACAACTCGCTGCTGAAAGCTATCGAAACAGCCCCTCCTAGTAGAGATAAAATCAACGTCGACATAGATTTAGACGAAACTCCTATCGGTTTGGACGAACTTGGAAAGAATATAGTCAAACTTCAATTAAATGTCAAAAATCTAGTTCTCAAGGACCTTTTTAAAGGTTTTTCCTCCAATGAAACCTCTTCACTAGATATGATTCCGCACCTGATGAAATG TTGTGTGAAGTATATTGGAATTTGGAAACCAGGTTTTGTAATTTCTCCAGGAGGGAAGTATTTCTTTGTGAATCTACCTGATCCAGACGCATTGAACGATTTTTTTGCCTGTTTGCCGACGGCTACCGGATGTAGAGACACAA GGATTTGCATGAGTGTCAACATTGGACGAAAGCTTCGCCCAATACCAAAATCGATCGGCAGTGTCTCCGTCTACATCAAACATGTGACCACAAAGGAAGAAATTGCTAAGGTCAAGGAAATCCTTTTTGATCTGCGACCAGAGGATGAGGACAG AGTATTCCCGTGTCTCTTCTTTCCTCGGTGTTCCCTTAACGTCGAGGGAATCCATTATCTTTTGGACTGCCTTAAAGGTGTCAGAGTTGAGAAATTTATCGCTTTTCCAATAAGCATCGAACCGGATGAGAAAACGTGCGAACAAATCAAAGAAAAAGCAGAGGCTGCAGCAATAACAGCACCTCAACAGCAAGGTATCACATG